From the Manihot esculenta cultivar AM560-2 chromosome 3, M.esculenta_v8, whole genome shotgun sequence genome, one window contains:
- the LOC110611218 gene encoding adenine phosphoribosyltransferase 5 isoform X2 produces MFAAENGLKGDPRLQGISEAIRVVPDFPKPGIMFQDITTLFLDHKVFKDTVDIFVDRYRDMGISVVAGIEARGFMFGPSIALAIGAKFVPLRKPGKLPVFGSQVQ; encoded by the exons ATGTTTGCTGCAGAAAACGGACTCAAAGGAGACCCCAGGCTACAAGGCATATCCGAAGCTATTCGGGTGGTGCCTGACTTTCCCAAGCCAG GGATAATGTTTCAAGATATAACAACTTTGTTTCTGGATCACAAGGTGTTTAAAGACACAGTGGATATATTTGTTGATCGCTACAGAGACATGGGCATTTCTGTTGTTGCTG GAATTGAAGCTAGAGGGTTCATGTTTGGTCCATCAATTGCCTTAGCCATTGGTGCAAAGTTTGTTCCTCTAAGAAAACCCGGAAAGCTGCCAG TGTTTGGGAGCCAGGTTCAGTAA
- the LOC110611218 gene encoding adenine phosphoribosyltransferase 5 isoform X1: MFAAENGLKGDPRLQGISEAIRVVPDFPKPGIMFQDITTLFLDHKVFKDTVDIFVDRYRDMGISVVAGIEARGFMFGPSIALAIGAKFVPLRKPGKLPGSVISEGYVLEYGTDCLEMHVDAVQPEERALVIDDLIATGGTLSAAIRLLERMGAEVVECACVIGLPEVKGQRRLNGKPLYILVEPRDIDGYQEM, translated from the exons ATGTTTGCTGCAGAAAACGGACTCAAAGGAGACCCCAGGCTACAAGGCATATCCGAAGCTATTCGGGTGGTGCCTGACTTTCCCAAGCCAG GGATAATGTTTCAAGATATAACAACTTTGTTTCTGGATCACAAGGTGTTTAAAGACACAGTGGATATATTTGTTGATCGCTACAGAGACATGGGCATTTCTGTTGTTGCTG GAATTGAAGCTAGAGGGTTCATGTTTGGTCCATCAATTGCCTTAGCCATTGGTGCAAAGTTTGTTCCTCTAAGAAAACCCGGAAAGCTGCCAG GTTCAGTAATATCAGAAGGGTACGTGCTGGAATATGGAACTGACTGTCTAGAAATGCATGTTGATGCTGTTCAGCCTGAGGAACGTGCATTGGTAATTGATGATTTGATAGCTACAGGAGGGACCCTTTCAGCTGCAATAAGACTTCTGG AACGTATGGGGGCTGAAGTTGTCGAATGTGCATGTGTTATTGGCTTGCCAGAGGTCAAG GGGCAGCGCAGGCTCAATGGAAAGCCACTTTATATCCTTGTGGAGCCACGAGATATAGATGGATATCAAG AAATGTGA